A window of the Ostrea edulis chromosome 1, xbOstEdul1.1, whole genome shotgun sequence genome harbors these coding sequences:
- the LOC125664489 gene encoding protein draper-like produces MNGVIFVTFLNFVCLSVTLDPHMCGSGTCCVDYILHNNRCIECEPGTYGTNCSEICPDGYYGRRCWQSCPTHCKGICNKINGSCSEEITGRVTRGILIQRMQERDELMNNLKYIPGLLISQSILGVVIGVSMVFIVYISYKLRRLYGVLSLNNEQNNSLYTPATKVQDQRVLYTGLRHQTTNQSGSAEDQADYLIPVSEEP; encoded by the exons ATGAATGGTGTCATTTTTGTCACATTTCtgaattttgtttgtttatctgTCACGCTGGACCCGCATATGTGTGG ATCAGGGACATGTTGTGTTGATTATATCCTGCACAATAACAGGTGTATAG AATGTGAACCGGGAACATATGGTACAAACTGTAGTGAAATATGTCCTGATGGATATTATGGCAGACGTTGTTGGCAATCGTGTCCCACGCACTGCAAAGGAATATGTAACAAGATCAACGGAAGTTGTTCAG AAGAGATAACAGGACGAGTAACTCGTGGCATACTCATTCAAAG AATGCAGGAAAGGGACGAATTGATgaacaatttaaaatatatacctGGACTTCTTATATCACAATCTATTCTGGGTGTGGTTATAGGAGTATCAATGGTTTTCATTGT ATATATATCCTACAAACTCAGACGATTGTACGGGGTCTTATCTTTAAACA ATGAGCAGAACAACTCGCTTTACACCCCTGCAACAAAAGTTCAGGATCAGCGGGTTTTGTACACAGGACTACGTCACCAAACAACAAATCAAAGTGGTTCAGCGGAGGACCAAGCAGACTATCTCATACCGGTCAGTGAGGAACCATAG
- the LOC125664482 gene encoding uncharacterized protein LOC125664482 isoform X1 has product MDCILFVIFFFVMSLNYVYLSVTPDPYMCGPTCCADYILRNDRCTECEAGTYGRNCSETCDDGYYGRRCKEQCSTYCKGICNKVNGSCPDSHNIEDFLKVRLWIIAGVSSVFVILTCGFIGVFFFCKICKCVIKKRRTVGQNPNQDTQPSYGVRYESDRDMQDFSANITRPPPTNDNGSANGSANKHVPEIPNVENSKPKTKKRYNLVRKVTVSQEVTSCSNMSEDDDDVFDSDDCDDYTNTCGGVQISGLPSKQSSFNTFLSPYDNSQSGNDDNTEYGKLWR; this is encoded by the exons atggattgtattttgtttgtcATATTCTTCTTCGTCATGTCTCtgaattatgtttatttatctGTCACACCGGACCCCTATATGTGTGG ACCGACTTGTTGTGCCGATTATATCTTACGCAATGACAGGTGTACAG AATGTGAAGCAGGAACATATGGTAGAAACTGTAGTGAAACATGTGATGATGGATATTATGGCAGACGTTGTAAAGAACAGTGTTCTACATATTGCAAAGGAATATGCAACAAGGTCAACGGAAGTTGTCCag ATTCACATAACATCGAGGATTTCCTGAAGGTTAGATTGTGGATTATTGCCGGAGTGTCCTCTGTCTTTGTTATTCTAACCTGTGGGTTTATCGGAGTCTTCTTCTTCTGCAAAATATG CAAATGTGTTATAAAGAAAAGAAGAACAGTTG GACAAAATCCCAACCAGGACACACAGCCATCGTATGGTGTGCGGTATGAGAGTGATAGAGACATGCAGGACTTCTCCGCTAACATTACCCGACCTCCACCGACCAATGATAATGGATCTGCTAATGGGTCAGCCAATAAACATGTACCCGAGATACCTAACGTTGAAAACAGTAAGCCTAAAACAAAGAAACGATACAACCTGGTCCGAAAAGTCACTGTGTCCCAGGAAGTGACGTCATGTTCCAATATGTCTGAGGATGACGATGATGTGTTTGACAGTGATGATTGTGATGACTATACAAATACTTGTGGCGGTGTACAGATCTCAGGGCTTCCATCAAAGCAGTCCTCCTTTAACACGTTTCTGTCTCCATACGATAACTCACAGTCAGGGAATGATGACAACACAGAGTATGGGAAATTATGGAGATGA
- the LOC125664482 gene encoding uncharacterized protein LOC125664482 isoform X2, with amino-acid sequence MFIYLSHRTPICVDRLVVPIISYAMTGVQVRGFVECEAGTYGRNCSETCDDGYYGRRCKEQCSTYCKGICNKVNGSCPDSHNIEDFLKVRLWIIAGVSSVFVILTCGFIGVFFFCKICKCVIKKRRTVGQNPNQDTQPSYGVRYESDRDMQDFSANITRPPPTNDNGSANGSANKHVPEIPNVENSKPKTKKRYNLVRKVTVSQEVTSCSNMSEDDDDVFDSDDCDDYTNTCGGVQISGLPSKQSSFNTFLSPYDNSQSGNDDNTEYGKLWR; translated from the exons atgtttatttatctGTCACACCGGACCCCTATATGTGTGG ACCGACTTGTTGTGCCGATTATATCTTACGCAATGACAGGTGTACAG GTTCGAGGTTTTGTAGAATGTGAAGCAGGAACATATGGTAGAAACTGTAGTGAAACATGTGATGATGGATATTATGGCAGACGTTGTAAAGAACAGTGTTCTACATATTGCAAAGGAATATGCAACAAGGTCAACGGAAGTTGTCCag ATTCACATAACATCGAGGATTTCCTGAAGGTTAGATTGTGGATTATTGCCGGAGTGTCCTCTGTCTTTGTTATTCTAACCTGTGGGTTTATCGGAGTCTTCTTCTTCTGCAAAATATG CAAATGTGTTATAAAGAAAAGAAGAACAGTTG GACAAAATCCCAACCAGGACACACAGCCATCGTATGGTGTGCGGTATGAGAGTGATAGAGACATGCAGGACTTCTCCGCTAACATTACCCGACCTCCACCGACCAATGATAATGGATCTGCTAATGGGTCAGCCAATAAACATGTACCCGAGATACCTAACGTTGAAAACAGTAAGCCTAAAACAAAGAAACGATACAACCTGGTCCGAAAAGTCACTGTGTCCCAGGAAGTGACGTCATGTTCCAATATGTCTGAGGATGACGATGATGTGTTTGACAGTGATGATTGTGATGACTATACAAATACTTGTGGCGGTGTACAGATCTCAGGGCTTCCATCAAAGCAGTCCTCCTTTAACACGTTTCTGTCTCCATACGATAACTCACAGTCAGGGAATGATGACAACACAGAGTATGGGAAATTATGGAGATGA